From Penaeus chinensis breed Huanghai No. 1 chromosome 29, ASM1920278v2, whole genome shotgun sequence:
gtgtatgtatatgtttgtgtttgttaatttatatatatatatatatattatatatatatatatctatatatatatatatatatatatatatatatatatatatatatataatatatacatacatatatatatacacatatatacatataaatatatacttatatatacatatatataaatatatgtatatatatacacatatatatagacatatgtttattgtatatggatatatatatatatatatatatatatatatatatatatacatatatatatatatatctatatatatatatatatatatatgtatgtatatcgtttcATTAATTCTCAATATCTActagaaatgtatgtgtgtgtgtatatatttatatatatatatatatatatatatatatatatatatatatgtatatatatgtatatatatctatatatatacacatatatatatgaatgtatatacatacatatatctatatatatatatatatatatatatatatatttatatatatttatatatatatataaatatatatatatatatatatatatatatatatatatatatatatatatatcgtttgcattcatttttattatatacgatatatatatatatatatatatatatatatatatatatatataaatatttatatacacacacatatatatgtaaatatatatttatgtacatatatatgtgtatatatataaatatatatatacacatatatatacatacatagtagatatatacatatgtatatatatatatatatatatatatatatatatatgtatgtatatatatatatgagtgtgtgtgtgtatatatatatatatatatatatatatatatatatatgttttgtttttgtgaatgtatgtttatatatatttatatatataaatatatatatgtatgtatatgtatatatataaatatatatatatatatatatatatatatatatatatatatatgcatacatacatatgtacatatacatatatttagatatcaatacatagacatgcatttatatatatgtatatgtatatatgaatatatatgaacatatatatgtgtgtatatatatgtgtgtatatatgtatatgtatatatatatatatatatatatatatatatatatatatatatatatacatatatatatatatgtcaatgtatacatgtatgactgtcgcgatggtccagtggtttgcGCACTGGACTCCAAACCtcgtggtttgtgtgtatgtgtatgtgtgtgcgtgtgtgtgtgtgtgtgtgtgtgtgtgtgtgtgtgtgtatgtgtgtgtgtgtgtgtgtgtgtgtgtgtgtgtgtgtgtgtgtgtatgtgtttgtgtgtgtgtgtgtgtgtgtgtgtgtgtgtgtgtgtgtgcgcgtgtgtgtgtgtgtgtgtgtgacgtctgACACGAAAAGCATGCCATTCCATAAGATCTGAGGCAGAAACATTTTTCCCCATCAGATTATGACACACCACTCATATTTACGTTAGTACGACGCTCATGAATATCTACGcaaaatacatacaaattatcTATAAGGAACTGTCAGCTTTCTGTAACCATATGCTACATATGTTCTGTAGACAGCTACTTTCGATTTTTAGAGTAACTGAAGAAAAGTATGAGTGTCCATCAGCAATTTTATCTTCGTTACACACTATATAATACCACGGTCTCCTCGATGGGCATGTACAGCATCAGCAAGACAACACCCaagcttctctctcctcgctcctctgcTCCTTAAGTTTCCAGTCACTTCAGCCTCAAGTCGCactccaccaacatcaccatgAAGCTCGCGGCTCTAAGTCTTCTGGCAGTCCTCTTTGTTGGTGCTTCACTGGCACAGGTACGATCGACAGTTCTGTTGTTTTTTGCAATGATGATTCGTGTGAAATGCAAATCCCAAACTGTTAAATCCCTGATATATAGTGTTATTAGTATGTGGCAGCTGATAAGTCTATCTTGCTCAGGACATGGATGAGGACTGTAACAGCGAAGGCGGCTGTGTGGAGAGAGCTGAAGGTAAGGAGCCCCTCTCTACAAGGGTTCTAAATCGGATACATTTTTAGTGATGTATTAAACGTTTATTCACTGGTTTATGAACACATGTCGCCATTGCCATCACTGATATTTCTTTGCTGATAAATTCATTTACTGTATATCTTTATAGCGACGTCCATTCTTTCAGACATGGAAAGTCCACTCTCGCCGGCCGAGGGAGAGGCCGAGGGCATGGGTAAGCGAAGGCCAGGAAGGGCTTCGGCGACTGCGACAGGAACCCGAAGCAATGCATTGTTTATATCTTATTCCTGTTCATGAATATGTTGGTCCGTTGGAGTTTGTCTGTCGATGTGACTAAGACCTTCTGTTTGTTCCCCAGATGTCGAGGACCCCCTCAACCTGATCGACAGAAAGGgcaagggcaaaggcaaaggcaagggcaagggcaaaggcaagggcaaaggcaagggcaaaggcaaaggcaagggcgaagacaaaggcaaaggcaagggcaagggcaagggcaagggcaagggcaaggacaAGGATGATGACGATTGCGACGACACCCCGAAGAAGTGCAGCGACAAGAACGGCGTGTGCATCCGCCGCAGGCAGTCCTGCGCCGGCAACACGGAGGACTCCGACTGCAAAGGCAACGACCAGACTTGCTGCATGAAGCACCAGTGCAGCAACACCccgagggagtgtgagagagacaacgGCATCTGCATCAACAGAATGGACAACTGCGCTGGCAAGACGCAGAATAATCTCTGCGAAAACGAGCACTGCACTTGCTGCAAGAAGGACGAGTGCAGCAAAACGCCATCGCAGTGCTCCAACAAGAGAGGCAAATGCATCAACATCATGGACTACTGTGACGGGAAGACGGACAGCGACCTCTGCGACAGCAAGAACTGCACGTGCTGCTACCCTTCGAAATAAGGCGTTACAATTTGTCAATATCTcaacctcatccctctcttcagCCCCGACTAAGGCTCAAGCTGAGGGATACCGCAACGCTTACCTACTCGACAGAGAATAACATGTGCAGTCTATAGGAATGTTCTTACAATACCCGTGATTTGTGTCTCCACTTCAATGGTTTCAGTATTTATGTATCTTGCTGTCCGCACAGTTTTCTGAATAAAGGATGTAAagccattttttatattattagatACTCTGCTTTCCTGCggcgaatatgaatatatatgtgcatatatatatttacacacacacacacacacacacacacacacacacacacacacacacacacacacacacacacacacacacacacacacacacacacacacacacacacacacacacacacacacacacacacacacatacatatatatatatatatatgaaagatggaataatgcaatgccacattgatattgatatataacaacTCTTCCCTGACCGactaaaggagtgtgcaactaggatctaactagctccatagacattacctatttactcatacatgagtagtgatagcgaggttttacacatactccccgtgggcactcggtggaaattgatttagaaagtcAGATTTACTGAGGTGCGtatatgagagatggaataataTAATGCTACATTGCTATTGATATATAACAACTCTTCCCTAACAGGGCCTCGAGCCTAAGTCACACCGGGAATGAAACCAGAGGGACAGTACTAAATCAACcttaccacacgacccactaaaggaGTATGCAACtcggatctaactagcttccaaagacattacctatctactcatacatgagtaatgatagcgaggttgtacacacactccccgaggtagtactggctctccggtttcatacccggagatAAAGTgacgctctatctatctatatatatattaaatatatatttgtgtgtatgaatacacacacacacacacacaaacacaaacacagacacacacacacacacacacacccacacacacacacacacacacccacacacacacacacacacacacatatatatatacacatatatgtacacacacacacacacacacacacacacacatatatatatatatatatatatatatatatgaaagatggaataatgcaataccgtattgatatagatgtataacaatcctccctgacatatctcagtacatctgacttcggtttcgaatttctaaatcaatttccacctcGCTATcactactcatgtatgagtagataggttatGTCTATAGACCTAGTTAGTTCCTAGTTGCACAATAGTtgcaaatatgtaaacacacacacacacacacacacacacacacacaaagatgtatgtaaatatgtatatatatatatatatatatatatatatatatatatatatatgtatatgtgactgccgccacggtccagtggttagagcactccgGTTTTATACCTGGAGATAGAGggacggtctatctatctatatatatatatatatatatatatatatatatatatataaaatatatatatgtatgtgtatgtatacacacacacacttacacacacacacgcagacacacacaactatatatatatatatatatatatatatatatatatatatatatgtgtgtgtgtgtgtgtgtgtgtgtgtgtgtgtgtgtgtgtgtgtgtgtgtgtgagtgagtgtgtgtgtgtataaatacacataaatatatatttaatatatatatatagatagatagatagatagatagaccgtccCTCTATCTCCAGGTATAAAACcagagtgctctaaccactggaccgtggcggcagtcacatataaactttaaactttatctttatatataaatttgatatatatttgtgtatatgcatacacacacacacacacacacacacacacacacgctctcacacacacacaaacacacacacacacacacgcacacacacacgcacacacacacacacacacacacacacacacacacacacacacacacatatatatatatatatatatatatatatatatgtatatgtgactgccgccacggtccagtggttagagcactccgGTTTTATACCTGGAGATAGAGggacggtctatctatctatctatctatctatctatctatatatatatattaaatatatatttatgtgtatgtatacacacacacactcacacacacacacgcagacacacacaactatatatatatatatatatatatatatatatatatatatatatatatgtgtgtgtgtgtgtgtgtgtgtgtgtgtgtgtgtgtatgtgtgtgtgtgtgtgtgtgtgtgtgtgtgtgagtgtgtgtgtgtatacatacatataaatatatatttaatatatatatatagatagatagatagatagatagaccgtccCTCTATCTCCAGGTATAAAACcggagtgctctaaccactggaccgtggTGGCAGTCACATATAAACTTTaaactatatctttatatatatatttgatatatatttgtgtatatgcatacacacacacacacacgcacacacacgctctcacacacacacaaacacatacacacacacacacgcatacacacacgcacacacacacacacacacacacacacacacacacacacacatatatatatatatatatatatatatatatatatatatatatatataaagacacacacacacctatatatatatatatatatatatatatatatatatatatatatatatacatatacatacattttttttcaacagccatttatttcactgcaggacatcggcctctctcaattcattattgagaggttatatggtagtgccacccttgcctgattggatgcccttcctaattaaccgtggttcggcgcgctaacacttgtgtcacggcggtgacttcctctgcgACACCTGCatctgacttttcaaggcgatatgtcattttctcgggctcgagccagcagtcagagcgcaggcatttttacgaccgccgcgacggggaattgaactcgggaccacgagggtcggatggtccagtgctctaaccactggaccatcgcggcagttatatatatatatatatatatatatatatatacacacatatttgtatatgtatatataaaaatacacacacacacacatacacacacacatatgtatatatatatgcatatatatacatgtttatatacatgtatatgtatatatatatttatttatatcatatatatatacatatttatttatttatgtatacatgtataatgtataataatgtatatatatatttacatcatacatacatatatatatatatatatatatatatatatatatatatatatatatatatacacatatatgtatatatacacatttctatatatatgcatttatatatacatacatacatatatataaatatatatatatatatatttatgcataatatatattgtttatttatatacacatatatatgtatgtatatatgtagatatatagatatacatgcatatatatatatatatatatatatatatatatatataaacctttttttattcatatatacatatatatgtatatgtatagatgtatatatctttaaatatatatgtatatgtatatatatgtgtgtgcgtgtttgtgtgaatgtgtgtgtgtgtgtgtgtgtgtgtgtgtgtgtgtgtgtgtgtgtgtgtgtgtgtgggtgtgtgtgtgtgtgtgggtgtctttgcttgtgtgtgtatgtgtgtctgtgtgtgtgtttgtatgtatgtatgtatgtatgtatgtatgtatgtatgtatgtatgtatgtaggtatgtatgtatgtatgtatgtatgtacgtatgcatgtatttctgtatttatgtatgtatgtatgtatgtatgtatgtgtgtgtgtatatatgtatgtacgtatgtttgtatttacgtatgtatgtacgtatgcgtgtgtgggtatgtgtgtgtgtgtgtgtgtgtgtgtgtgtgtgtgtgtgtgtgtgtgtgtgtgtgtgtgtgtgtgcgtgtatgtgtgtgtatgtgtgtgtatgtatgtatgtatgtatgtatatgcctacttGTATTACCAACTTATCTTCAAATGCGAGACAATTGCTTTATCGTATCACCTGTTCTTCCAGACAAAGTAAGTACCTACCCATGAAGTCTaatgaagaaacaagaaaaaatatcgtTTAGAAACGGTAATGACACAAAACACTCTCATTCACTTTAAGTATGGCGCTCATGAATATTTGTATGAAATGCATGTAGAGTTAAATACCTATAAGAAACTGTCAGCTTTATGTAACCATATGCTAAACGTTTTCTATGGACAGCTTCTTTCGATTTTTAGAGtaacgtactctctctctctctctctctctctctctctatatatatatatatatatatatatatatatatatgtgtgtgtgtgtgtgtgtgtgtgtgtgtgtgtgtgtgtgtgtgggtgtgtgtgtgtatgtatatatatatatatatatatatatatatatatatatatatatatatatatgtgtgtgtgtgtgtgtgtgtgtatacgagcatatatgtatatatatatatattaatatatgtatatatacagatatacatatattcatacatatgtatatataaatacatgcaaacaaataaatacatgtatatatgtacacacacacacacacacacacacacacacaaacacacacacacacacacacacaaacacacacacacacacacacacacacacatatgcatatatatatatatatatatatatatatatatatatatatatatatatatatatatatacatatacgaatatatatatatatatattcatatatgtataagtaaatatatatatacatatgtatatatgtgtatgtatatatgtatatatataaatatataaatatatatatatatatatatatatatatatatatatatataaatatgcatacacatatatgtatatatatgtatatataaaaataaatatatatatataaatatatatatttatatatataaatatatatatatatatatatatataaatatatatatatatatatacacatatatagtcgcTGGTCACGGTGCAACAAGGGGGTGAACAAATCCAAAAGTGCAAGGCTGAGTGGTAAATGGACGCTGTACTTTCGGCTGGGTTGAGGTTgctctgtttctgtgtgtatacacacacacacacacacacacacacatatatatatatatatatatatatatatatatatatatacacacacacacacacaaatgtatgtatacatatagaagtgtgtatatatatgtatatatatatataagtgcgtatatatatgtttatatatgtgtatatatacataaacacacacacacacacgcacacacacacacacacacacaaatacatacatatatatatatatatatatatatatatatatatttatatatatatttctttagggCATTGTCTCCATAAAATTGTTCCatagcgtcaatgatttgcctattctctcaaccgagtttcaccatgaatttattgtttgtcctggccttgattttggtggattccatggtgcctgacttccaaatggcgttattacctgcatttaaggattCATGATTGAACGCATTATAACACGTTAGTACAAGAATGTTTAGGTGCATTGAAATctaaatccttccatatgatttttatttatagacTCTTTCCACGAACATGCTATAATATCTCAAACACTGAAACACTAGATACTTGAGTCTGCTTCAATACAACTGACAGTGTGCTTGGTATAAGTACATGTGGCGAAACCTGCCGTTATGAAGGTTGGCAGTACCGTCAATGTCCACTTATTTAATATGCTTGTTAGAGCGAATGAAGTTTGTGTTTGGATGTTTTCTTTGCACTGATTTACCTCGTGGAgtgacctagaaaaaaaaaataaaaactatgggTTGCATTAAATTTGAGTTTGATAGGTTAGAAATACATTTACCATTTATCTTCACTTTgacttctgactctctctctctctctctctctctctctctctctctctctctctctctctctctctctctctctctctctctctctctctctctctctctctctttctctctctccccccccccccccctctctctctctctctctctctctctctctctctctctctctctctgtctctctctctctctctctctctctctctctctctccaggtaataatcataatattcgaTAAAGTTGGCGTCAGCAGTGCTTTGGTTAGTATCTATTTCTATACACTGAATCACGAAGAATAAAGGGATAAAAGCGACCATAATAAGAGACACCGATTTATTTGACTGGATTCGACCTCACACCATATAATGATTACCAGATTTCTATGTAGGtaagacaaatacaaatataatgtatCTACAGAAACTATCCagtaacaaagaagaagaagataatatgTGACTGAATGTTGCCGAAGACCCAGGCTTCACCTAGAGAATATCACCCGtattgcatacacatatatttatatagacgcgtttacttgtgtgtgtgtgtgtatatatatatatatatatatatatatatatatata
This genomic window contains:
- the LOC125040933 gene encoding chromatin-remodeling ATPase INO80-like produces the protein MKLAALSLLAVLFVGASLAQDMDEDCNSEGGCVERAEDMESPLSPAEGEAEGMDVEDPLNLIDRKGKGKGKGKGKGKGKGKGKGKGKGKGEDKGKGKGKGKGKGKGKDKDDDDCDDTPKKCSDKNGVCIRRRQSCAGNTEDSDCKGNDQTCCMKHQCSNTPRECERDNGICINRMDNCAGKTQNNLCENEHCTCCKKDECSKTPSQCSNKRGKCINIMDYCDGKTDSDLCDSKNCTCCYPSK